The Pristiophorus japonicus isolate sPriJap1 chromosome 31, sPriJap1.hap1, whole genome shotgun sequence genome has a segment encoding these proteins:
- the LOC139240340 gene encoding chemerin-like receptor 1, producing MVTCIVTCVLGVSGNGLVIWATGFQLKRTANTIWFLSLAMADFTFSLVLPLSITELALDFQWPFGRLHCKFYSGTPETEPEDFQLTNSSEVPHPVPATESYFGILVAMIFCRTAIQVVTCILGASGNGLVIWATGFKLKRTSCTVWLLSLAVADFTLSLLLPLSITDLALDKHWPFGRLLCKLHFGVQVLCLYASVWMLAAVSVDRCVSVVLPIWSLPHPQPAAGHPAQPGVIATSYTITVLRLRWGRLAPSGGKSFKFIAPIILAFLLCWAPHHMYSIVDLLLPRGKRLPLALSVVFQLSFSLAYFNICINPVLHIFTWQDFRDLLKKSLQWVDNQGGSMQRHL from the exons ATGGTCACCTGCATCGTCACCTGCGTCCTGGGCGTGTCGGGCAATGGACTGGTCATCTGGGCCACCGGCTTCCAGCTGAAGAGAACGGCCAACACCATCTGGTTCCTGAGTCTCGCCATGGCCGACTTCACCTTCTCTCTGGTGCTCCCGCTCTCCATCACCGAACTCGCCCTGGACTTCCAATGGCCCTTCGGCCGGCTGCACTGCAAGTtctaca GTGGGACACCTGAAACGGAGCCCGAGGATTTTCAGCTGACCAACTCCAGCGAGGTTCCGCACCCTGTCCCGGCGACTGAAAGCTATTTCGGCATTTTGGTTGCAATGATCTTCTGCAGAACGGCAATCCAGGTCGTCACCTGCATCCTGGGTGCGTCGGGCAACGGGCTGGTCATCTGGGCCACCGGCTTCAAGCTGAAGAGAACGTCCTGTACCGTCTGGTTGCTGAGCCTCGCCGTGGCCGACTTCACCTTGTCTCTGCTGCTCCCGCTCTCCATCACCGACCTCGCCCTGGACAAACACTGGCCCTTCGGCCGGCTGCTCTGCAAGCTCCACTTCGGGGTGCAGGTGCTCTGTCTGTACGCCAGCGTCTGGATGCTGGCCGCCGTCAGCGTGGACCGCTGCGTCTCGGTGGTGCTGCCCATCTGGTCCTTGCCCCACCCTCAGCCCGCGGCTGGCCACCCTGCTCAGCCTGGGG TCATCGCCACCAGCTACACCATCACCGTGTTGCGGCTGAGGTGGGGCCGCTTGGCGCCCAGCGGCGGCAAGTCCTTCAAGTTCATCGCCCCCATCATCCTGGCCTTCCTCCTGTGCTGGGCGCCCCACCACATGTATTCTATCGTCGATCTGCTCCTCCCGCGCGGCAAGCGCTTGCCCCTGGCGCTCAGTGTGGTCTTCCAGCTCAGCTTCAGCCTGGCCTACTTCAACATCTGCATCAACCCCGTCCTCCACATCTTCACCTGGCAGGACTTCAGGGACCTGCTCAAGAAGTCGCTACAGTGGGTCGATAACCAGGGCGGATCAATGCAGAGACATTTGTAG